A window from Dama dama isolate Ldn47 chromosome 11, ASM3311817v1, whole genome shotgun sequence encodes these proteins:
- the LOC133065363 gene encoding olfactory receptor 4C3D-like produces the protein MDGLRPPNNVTEFVLLGLTQNPHVQKILFIVFLFIFLFTVLANPLIVITISLSPTLSAPMYFLLTYLALLDASFTSVTIPKWIVDLFHQRRIISWRGCMTQVFLEHFLAASEVIVLTVMAYDRYGAICKPLYYTTITRQGLCLLLVVVAWIGGILHVTVQILFLMVLTFCGPNVIDHFVCDFFSLLELACSDTYTPGIVVAAKSGGMCLLIFFMLLSSYIVILSSLKSHGSEG, from the coding sequence ATGGATGGCCTCAGGCCTCCCAACAATGTGACTGAATTTGTTCTCCTGGGACTCACACAGAATCCACACGTGCAGAAAATACTCTTCATTGtctttctgttcattttcctCTTCACTGTGCTGGCCAACCCGCTCATTGtcatcaccatctccctcagCCCCACACTTTCTGCTCCCATGTACTTCCTTCTCACTTACTTGGCCTTATTAGATGCTTCCTTCACATCTGTTACCATCCCCAAATGGATTGTTGACCTATTTCACCAAAGGAGAATCATCTCCTGGCGAGGATGCATGACTCAGGTCTTTTTAGAACACTTCCTGGCAGCATCGGAGGTGATTGTCCTCACTGTCATGGCCTACGACCGCTATGGggccatctgcaagcctctgTACTACACTACCATCACGCGACAGGGGCTCTGCCTGCTCCTGGTGGTGGTGGCCTGGATCGGAGGGATCCTGCATGTCACCGTGCAGATTCTTTTCTTGATGGTCTTGACCTTCTGTGGTCCCAATGTCATTGACCACTTTGTGTGTGATTTCTTCTCACTGTTGGAACTTGCCTGCAGTGACACCTACACACCTGGGATTGTGGTGGCAGCTAAGAGTGGGGGCATGTGCTTGCTCATTTTTTTCATGTTACTCAGTTCCTACATAGTCATCCTGAGCTCCCTGAAGTCCCATGGCTCTGAAGGATGA